Proteins encoded by one window of Anopheles maculipalpis chromosome 2RL, idAnoMacuDA_375_x, whole genome shotgun sequence:
- the LOC126556260 gene encoding transcriptional activator protein Pur-alpha: protein MSDTGSGHDGGAQKDYSQKMDGGGVLGGGGSGDFDSGQQSQQTEQELATKMLQIQSKRFYLDVKQNRRGRFIKVAEIGADGRRSQIFLALSTAAEFRDHLSTFSDYYASLGPPNPDNVPEDGKLKSEMMIKDNRRYYLDLKENVRGRFLRVSQTITRGGPRSQIAIPAQGMIEFRDALTDLLEEFGTNDGGYKGELPEGRHMRVDNKNFYFDIGQNSRGIYMRVSEVKSNFRTAITVPEKCWPRFRDILNDYCDKMKKTSESTTSSITADNTLQKQTSNNM from the coding sequence ATGTCCGACACTGGTAGTGGACACGACGGAGGCGCCCAAAAGGACTATTCACAGAAGATGGACGGTGGCGGTGTGCTGGGCGGTGGTGGCAGCGGCGACTTCGACTCTGGCCAGCAAAGCCAACAAACGGAGCAGGAGCTTGCCACGAAGATGCTGCAGATCCAGTCGAAGCGCTTCTACCTGGACGTGAAGCAGAATCGGCGCGGTCGGTTCATCAAGGTGGCAGAAATCGGTGCGGACGGGCGGCGCAGTCAGATCTTTCTCGCCCTGTCGACCGCGGCCGAGTTCCGGGACCATCTGTCGACCTTCAGCGATTACTACGCATCGCTGGGCCCGCCGAACCCGGACAACGTGCCCGAGGACGGTAAGCTAAAGTCGGAGATGATGATCAAGGACAACCGGCGGTACTACCTGGACCTGAAGGAGAACGTGCGGGGCCGGTTTCTGCGCGTGTCGCAAACGATTACGCGCGGCGGTCCACGCTCGCAGATCGCCATCCCGGCGCAGGGCATGATCGAGTTCCGCGATGCACTAACCGACCTGCTCGAGGAGTTCGGTACGAACGACGGTGGCTACAAGGGCGAGCTGCCCGAGGGTCGCCATATGCGGGTCGATAACAAAAATTTCTACTTCGACATCGGACAGAATAGCCGGGGAATATATATGCGCGTGTCGGAGGTTAAAAGCAACTTCCGCACCGCGATTACGGTGCCGGAAAAGTGCTGGCCACGGTTCCGCGACATCCTCAACGATTACTGTgacaaaatgaagaaaacgtCCGAGTCAACTACTTCTTCAATCACTGCCGATAATACtttacaaaagcaaacatcaaataatatgtaa